One Larus michahellis chromosome 11, bLarMic1.1, whole genome shotgun sequence genomic region harbors:
- the TLX3 gene encoding T-cell leukemia homeobox protein 3 produces MDPPSGAQGQHQHEPISFGIDQILNSPEQESAPPPPPPPPPRGPDGATFLGGPGGRGGAPYPGLPAPFPAIAAPFEDSGSYSVNLSLAPAGVIRVPAHRPIPGAVPPPISSAIPAMPAVPSLGSLNFPWMESSRRFVKDRFTAAAALTPFTVTRRIGHPYQNRTPPKRKKPRTSFSRVQICELEKRFHRQKYLASAERAALAKSLKMTDAQVKTWFQNRRTKWRRQTAEEREAERQQASRLMLQLQHDAFQKSLNESIQPDPLCLHNSSLFALQNLQPWEEESAKIPPVTSLV; encoded by the exons atgGATCCGCCGTCGGGCGCGCAGGGCCAGCACCAGCACGAACCCATCAGCTTCGGCATCGACCAGATCCTCAACAGCCCCGAGCAGGAGagcgctcccccgccgccgccgccgccgcccccccggggccccgACGGCGCGACCTTCCTgggcggccccggcggccgcggcggcgcgcCTTACCCGGGCCTGCCGGCCCCTTTCCCGGCCATCGCCGCGCCCTTCGAGGACTCGGGATCTTACAGTGTCAACCTCAGCCTGGCCCCCGCCGGCGTGATCCGGGTGCCGGCGCACAGGCCCATCCCCGGGGCCGTGCCGCCGCCCATCTCCAGCGCCATCCCGGCCATGCCCGCCgtgcccagcctgggcagccTCAACTTCCCCTGGATGGAGAGCAGCCGGCGCTTCGTCAAGGACCGGTTCACAG cggcggcggcgctgacGCCCTTCACGGTGACACGGCGGATCGGGCATCCCTACCAGAACCGGACCCCGCCGAAGCGCAAGAAGCCGCGGACGTCCTTCTCCCGGGTCCAGATCTGCGAGCTGGAGAAGCGCTTCCACCGGCAGAAGTACCTGGCCTCGGCCGAGCGCGCTGCTCTCGCCAAGTCCCTCAAGATGACGGACGCCCAGGTGAAGACCTGGTTCCAGAACCGGCGCACCAAGTGGCG gCGGCAGAcggcggaggagcgggaggcCGAGCGGCAGCAGGCGAGCCGGctgatgctgcagctgcagcacgaCGCCTTCCAGAAGTCGCTGAACGAGTCGATCCAGCCCGACCCGCTGTGCCTGCACAACTCGTCGCTGTTCGCGCTGCAGAAcctgcagccctgggaggaggagagcgcCAAGATCCCCCCGGTCACCTCCCTCGTCTGA